Part of the Myxococcus guangdongensis genome is shown below.
CCGCGTCCCGCAGCAGGTAGTCGATGCGCAGCCGGTTCTCCCACTCGGTGATTTCGGCGCGAATCCTGAGCGCCTTCCCGTACGTCGCCGAGCGCACGTACTTCAGCCGCATGTCCACCACGGGCCACGCGTAGCCGGACGCCCGCATCTGCGGGTAGTCGTAGTCGAACTTCGCCAGGAGCGCGCACCGCGCCAGCTCCAGGTACTTCACGTAGTGGCCATGCCAGACGACCTCCATCAGGTCGATGTCATGGAAGGGCGGCGTCAGCTCGATTTCGTGGCTGAGGTCAGGCTTCATAGAGCCTCCACTCGCGGGCGCGGATGGCCCCCAGCAGCACTTGCAGCTCGCGGTCCAACGCGCGGTCCTCCACCACCAATGGGATTCGCTGCTCCAGCTCGGCCTGCATCGACGCCAGAGACGCCGTGAGATTCAAATCTTGAGCAACCCGCCGCCGCAGGGCGATTCCCTGACGCGCCGCGATGAGCATGGCGGCCACCACCTGCTCGGACAGCTCCAGGACCCGGAGGCAGTCGCGCGCGGCGATGGTGCCCATGCTCACCTTGTCCTGGTTGTGGCACTCGGTGGAGCGGGAGAAGACGGACGCGGGCATCGTCTGCTTGAGCGCCTCCGCCGTCCACGCGGAGACGCTGATCTGCACCGCCTTGAGGCCGTGGTTGATGGCCGCGCGGGGGCCCGTCGCTCCGGAGAGGTTGGACGGCAGGCCGTGGTTGTAGCGGGTGTCCACCAGCAGCGCGAGCTGACGGTCCAAGAGGTCCGCCACGTTGGCCACCGCGTTCTTCAGCCCGTCCATGGCGAAGGCGATGTGGCCGCCGTAGAAGTGCCCGCCGTGCAGCACCCGCTCGCTGTCCGGGTCGATGAGCGGGTTGTCGTTGGCGCTGTTGAGCTCGTTCTCGATCTGCGCGCGGAAGAAGGGCAGGGCGTCCTCGAGCACGCCGATGACGTGGGGCGCGCAGCGCAGCGAGTAGCGATCCTGCAGGCGCTGCTCGTTGCGGCTGGGGCGCTCGGTGGCCAGGTCCAGCCGCAG
Proteins encoded:
- a CDS encoding acyl-CoA thioesterase; protein product: MKPDLSHEIELTPPFHDIDLMEVVWHGHYVKYLELARCALLAKFDYDYPQMRASGYAWPVVDMRLKYVRSATYGKALRIRAEITEWENRLRIDYLLRDADTGQKVNQAHTIQVAVSIATQEMLYVCPPVLWQRLGVKPE